The following proteins are encoded in a genomic region of Phycisphaerae bacterium:
- a CDS encoding TraM recognition domain-containing protein, with the protein MRLKPDNGLDPLAVEQLPPVEGMELDHRTQILSPKEIARAARWMIVAVSVWGAILALGLRIVAELTSTTAFLWVAIPLIVIQALYLIVVRAPAFETVGCLLVAPVIWLLSQLAAAELQGLIWLLALAFSLPFCHAMITHHAYWMHAHPQLQRTTRLKWRSAWPVVSLWHCLSRVWAPNKHTPDTNTPLVAAEIAERARYDFGYVYVIVAFLAALLVQLLIPRPFFGGICAVFTFSALLLIYGGYQAAMYDRKQSIGNILARVCHGWSNWLTYNLHDTPAPGVFRSPHGNARRRQTSAYCATILTALAVVPLCAYFPLMALIWGPGPWEVAAAKSWAFSEVIRDHRLLLEPEPRAISDAYLRQLSATDRERFDAAFKQQQRVGGQRPTSLPLDSHESYLLATLQGISRGEPFFFISFAISVLASALAAPALLFLTSFAVGARVLLHHHATLEGDAPADGDQTQPAARYHRKRVVSRWQAYAERLAESEFSAQNAEKQLVREADHLFLGFNPEADYPVLLDARILAEHAHITGDSGSGKSALGIAPLVAQLIGRPQSSVVIIDLKGDPALFEGTRLAVKAANLRQKNKNNRIQFRWFTNVPGRTTFGFNPFLQSHMEHMTLSQKASVLLQSLGLDYGEGYGTSYYSAVHRDTLVKVLRDDPRINSFRALQKYFVDDLRSRRHDLHIDKKQLEEAAHLYTVVDSLSEFDALSITPESVSKEILEYQIDMPAVVSRPHVIYFYLHSALEETAVREIAKLALHSLLSAAVHRGRSGHQVYVFIDEFQQVVSQNLEIILRQARSAGMAAILANQTISDLKRRDVDLIPTVQGNTRYRQVFSASDQIAQEMLSRASGESIYYLASAEMMASYLLADQVAKRFGQLMPWASPTDSDPEGSLSVTEHIGPRMRPSDILHYSDRERFSIVQVTRGRGLTQYGGCSFPMVSDFHITFKEFEQRADAPWPQPRPGTMIQAPSGVSDSRTKAAEVVAEVARTPHQKTMVQRLQDLHTLLEEGEPEK; encoded by the coding sequence ATGCGTCTCAAGCCTGACAACGGCCTCGACCCCCTTGCTGTCGAGCAATTGCCTCCCGTTGAAGGAATGGAGCTCGACCACCGCACACAGATTCTCTCGCCCAAAGAAATCGCGCGAGCGGCGCGTTGGATGATCGTTGCTGTTTCCGTGTGGGGGGCGATTCTCGCGCTGGGGCTGAGAATTGTCGCAGAGCTTACCTCTACGACTGCCTTCCTCTGGGTTGCCATTCCGCTCATCGTGATTCAGGCGCTCTATCTGATTGTCGTTCGCGCGCCAGCGTTTGAGACCGTCGGCTGCTTACTCGTAGCACCGGTGATCTGGCTTCTTAGCCAACTTGCCGCTGCGGAACTGCAGGGCCTCATTTGGTTGCTCGCGCTCGCCTTCAGCCTTCCGTTCTGTCACGCGATGATCACCCATCACGCCTATTGGATGCATGCCCATCCCCAACTCCAGCGCACAACGCGGCTCAAATGGCGCTCGGCTTGGCCAGTCGTCTCTCTGTGGCACTGCCTCAGCAGAGTTTGGGCGCCGAATAAGCACACGCCCGATACCAACACGCCGCTTGTTGCCGCCGAAATCGCGGAACGCGCACGCTACGACTTTGGATACGTGTACGTCATCGTCGCATTCCTTGCGGCTCTGCTTGTCCAGCTCCTGATTCCCCGACCATTCTTCGGGGGCATCTGCGCGGTGTTCACGTTTAGTGCGCTACTTCTCATTTACGGGGGCTATCAGGCTGCGATGTACGATCGCAAGCAAAGCATCGGCAACATTCTGGCCCGCGTCTGCCATGGCTGGAGCAACTGGCTGACGTACAATTTGCACGACACGCCCGCACCCGGCGTATTCCGCAGTCCCCATGGCAACGCCCGACGCCGACAAACCTCAGCGTACTGCGCGACCATCCTGACGGCCCTTGCCGTCGTTCCGCTCTGCGCGTACTTCCCGCTCATGGCGCTAATTTGGGGACCTGGTCCGTGGGAGGTGGCAGCCGCCAAGTCCTGGGCGTTCAGCGAGGTCATTCGCGACCACCGCCTTTTGCTGGAGCCTGAGCCGCGGGCCATATCCGATGCGTATCTACGCCAACTTTCCGCGACCGACCGTGAACGATTCGATGCGGCATTCAAGCAGCAACAGCGAGTCGGCGGACAACGCCCAACCAGCCTTCCCCTCGACTCGCATGAGTCCTACCTTCTCGCGACCTTGCAGGGCATATCTCGCGGTGAGCCGTTCTTTTTCATTTCCTTTGCGATTTCGGTGCTCGCCTCAGCGCTTGCAGCGCCGGCCTTGCTCTTTTTGACTTCCTTTGCCGTCGGTGCACGCGTCCTACTCCATCATCACGCGACCTTAGAGGGTGACGCGCCCGCCGATGGCGACCAGACTCAACCGGCTGCACGATATCACCGCAAGCGAGTTGTATCCCGCTGGCAGGCCTATGCCGAGCGTTTGGCCGAATCCGAATTCAGCGCACAGAATGCGGAGAAGCAGCTCGTTCGTGAGGCTGACCACCTCTTTCTCGGATTCAATCCCGAAGCTGATTACCCCGTCCTTCTTGATGCGCGCATCCTGGCCGAACACGCGCACATCACCGGCGATTCCGGTTCAGGCAAGAGCGCGCTGGGCATCGCGCCGCTGGTGGCTCAACTGATTGGGCGTCCTCAATCAAGCGTCGTCATCATCGACCTCAAGGGCGACCCGGCCTTGTTCGAGGGCACGCGCCTGGCCGTGAAGGCTGCCAATCTGCGGCAGAAGAACAAGAACAATCGGATCCAGTTTCGATGGTTCACGAATGTTCCGGGCCGAACCACGTTTGGCTTCAATCCATTCTTGCAGTCGCACATGGAGCATATGACCCTTTCGCAAAAGGCCTCCGTCCTGCTGCAGTCGCTTGGACTGGATTACGGCGAGGGGTATGGCACCTCGTACTATTCGGCGGTCCACCGTGACACCCTCGTTAAGGTGCTGCGCGATGATCCTCGGATCAATTCTTTCCGAGCCCTGCAGAAATACTTTGTGGACGACCTGCGGTCCCGGCGCCACGACTTGCACATCGACAAGAAGCAGCTGGAGGAAGCCGCTCACCTGTACACGGTCGTTGATAGCCTCTCAGAGTTCGATGCACTCAGCATCACGCCCGAGAGCGTATCCAAGGAGATTCTCGAATATCAGATCGATATGCCGGCCGTGGTGAGCCGTCCGCACGTCATCTATTTCTATCTTCATTCCGCCCTTGAAGAGACGGCAGTGCGCGAGATCGCCAAGCTTGCGCTGCACTCGCTCCTCAGCGCCGCCGTCCACAGGGGACGGTCGGGGCACCAGGTCTACGTGTTCATTGACGAGTTCCAGCAGGTCGTTTCCCAGAATCTCGAAATCATCCTGCGGCAGGCGCGCAGTGCGGGCATGGCTGCGATTCTGGCAAATCAAACGATCAGCGATCTCAAGCGTCGCGACGTGGATCTGATTCCGACAGTGCAGGGCAACACGCGGTATCGTCAGGTCTTTTCCGCCAGCGACCAGATCGCCCAGGAAATGCTAAGTCGCGCCTCCGGTGAGAGCATTTACTATCTGGCTTCGGCCGAGATGATGGCCAGCTACCTACTGGCGGACCAGGTCGCCAAGCGATTCGGACAACTCATGCCGTGGGCTTCCCCGACCGACTCCGACCCGGAAGGTTCTCTTTCGGTCACCGAGCACATCGGTCCCCGCATGCGCCCGTCGGACATCCTGCACTATAGCGATCGAGAGCGCTTCAGTATTGTGCAGGTTACGCGCGGACGTGGCCTCACCCAATACGGCGGTTGCTCGTTCCCCATGGTTTCGGATTTCCACATCACATTCAAGGAGTTTGAGCAACGCGCCGACGCGCCCTGGCCGCAACCGCGGCCAGGTACCATGATACAGGCGCCGTCGGGGGTGTCGGACTCACGCACCAAGGCCGCTGAGGTTGTCGCGGAAGTGGCTCGCACGCCTCATCAAAAAACGATGGTGCAACGACTTCAGGACCTGCACACATTGCTCGAGGAAGGAGAGCCAGAGAAATGA
- a CDS encoding antirestriction protein ArdA, whose amino-acid sequence MNTQETANKPRIYVASLADYNAGRLHGCWIDAGESYEEIREQVRKMLAESPEPIAEEWAIHDYENFGTLRLSEYEDLERVAQVARLIVEHGPVFAELVSHFGGARYVDDAAQCMEEGYRGAFDSLADFTQETIEDCYAAELNNLPDFIRYHIDYEGIAHDMDLSGDVLTIVCGGKVHVFDSNL is encoded by the coding sequence ATGAACACACAAGAGACAGCAAACAAACCGAGGATTTATGTTGCATCCTTGGCGGACTATAACGCCGGACGCCTGCATGGCTGTTGGATTGATGCAGGCGAGTCGTACGAGGAAATCCGCGAGCAGGTAAGGAAGATGCTCGCTGAGTCGCCCGAACCCATCGCCGAAGAGTGGGCTATTCACGACTATGAGAATTTCGGTACGCTTCGCCTCTCCGAGTATGAAGACTTGGAGCGCGTCGCCCAGGTCGCGCGACTCATCGTCGAACACGGGCCAGTCTTTGCCGAATTGGTGAGCCACTTCGGTGGCGCCCGTTACGTTGACGACGCCGCCCAATGCATGGAGGAGGGGTATCGCGGGGCCTTCGATTCGCTCGCCGACTTCACCCAGGAGACGATTGAAGACTGTTACGCCGCTGAGTTGAACAACCTCCCCGACTTCATCCGCTATCACATCGATTACGAGGGAATCGCTCACGACATGGACCTGAGCGGCGATGTGTTGACGATTGTGTGCGGAGGAAAGGTCCACGTTTTCGACAGCAATCTGTAA
- a CDS encoding ParA family protein: protein MYACLQEWARLCHGCRMLVAIVNQKGGVGKTTLAVHLAAWLRAEGRRVAFIDADGQASSSPWIHAAAPEVTLVTHHAADEVIEAAVRLRPTHDLVIADGPANLSETTRALLLVADLAIIPCGVTLPELESTAATVRMLHNARAVRSPGLPQALIVLTRIRDRRFHLTRDAREAAQSLGVPVCRNAFHLREAVADAPGQRTVVWRMGHRARAAALETTQLLSELTEHTYVPTDHGADT, encoded by the coding sequence ATGTATGCATGCTTGCAGGAATGGGCACGACTGTGTCATGGTTGCCGTATGCTTGTCGCGATCGTCAATCAAAAAGGGGGGGTGGGCAAGACGACGCTGGCAGTCCATCTGGCGGCCTGGCTGAGAGCGGAAGGACGCCGGGTTGCCTTCATCGATGCGGACGGCCAAGCCTCATCAAGTCCCTGGATTCATGCCGCCGCGCCGGAAGTCACGCTCGTCACGCACCATGCGGCCGACGAGGTCATAGAGGCTGCGGTGAGGCTTCGCCCAACACACGACCTTGTCATTGCAGATGGCCCAGCAAATCTCTCGGAAACCACTCGGGCGTTGCTGCTTGTGGCCGATTTGGCCATCATCCCCTGCGGAGTCACGCTTCCGGAGCTTGAATCGACTGCTGCGACCGTCCGCATGTTGCACAACGCCCGGGCAGTACGTTCGCCGGGCCTGCCGCAAGCCCTAATCGTCCTGACCCGAATCCGGGACAGGCGATTCCACCTGACACGCGACGCACGGGAGGCCGCCCAGTCACTTGGCGTACCCGTCTGCCGCAACGCATTCCACTTGCGTGAAGCCGTTGCAGATGCCCCTGGCCAGCGGACAGTCGTCTGGCGTATGGGGCATCGAGCGAGGGCAGCCGCGCTCGAAACCACGCAACTACTATCAGAGCTGACTGAGCACACGTATGTCCCGACAGACCACGGCGCAGATACTTAG